One window of the bacterium genome contains the following:
- the purQ gene encoding phosphoribosylformylglycinamidine synthase I: MNRPRVCTLLTDGINCEKETGYAFEKAGGQSQLVHINQLRNRSVSLMDFDILAIPGGFSYGDDIAAGVVLGNELMSFLRDQLLAFVEAKRLVLGICNGFQVLVRTGLLTPSNASLQSPRIALVANDCGKFVCRWVSMTVCQESLCVFTQGIDNIPFEAPAAHAEGKLVADEPTLQWITDHHLAPLRYCEADGNNTMRYPANPNGSRLSIAGVCNDKGTVFGMMPHPEANIEPHHYFNWRRRPQNSRPHGLKIFENAIRYART; encoded by the coding sequence GTGAATAGACCGAGGGTTTGCACCCTTTTAACAGACGGAATAAATTGCGAAAAAGAAACCGGCTATGCATTTGAAAAGGCCGGCGGACAATCGCAACTAGTTCACATCAATCAGCTTCGAAACCGTTCCGTCTCGCTCATGGATTTCGACATTCTCGCAATTCCCGGTGGCTTCTCTTACGGTGATGACATTGCCGCCGGAGTGGTTCTTGGAAACGAATTGATGTCATTCCTGCGAGATCAGTTACTCGCCTTTGTTGAAGCGAAACGTTTGGTACTTGGAATTTGCAACGGATTCCAGGTGCTTGTGAGGACGGGCTTACTCACACCATCAAATGCGAGTCTGCAATCCCCACGCATTGCACTCGTCGCAAATGACTGCGGCAAGTTCGTATGTCGCTGGGTGTCGATGACGGTATGCCAAGAATCCCTTTGCGTATTTACGCAGGGAATCGACAACATACCATTTGAGGCGCCGGCGGCACATGCGGAAGGAAAACTAGTCGCAGACGAACCCACCCTCCAGTGGATTACGGATCACCACCTGGCACCGTTACGCTACTGCGAGGCGGATGGAAATAACACGATGCGCTATCCCGCAAATCCCAATGGGTCACGTCTTTCCATAGCAGGAGTGTGTAATGACAAAGGAACGGTGTTCGGGATGATGCCACATCCCGAGGCCAACATTGAGCCTCATCACTACTTCAACTGGCGCCGTCGGCCTCAAAACTCAAGGCCGCACGGGCTAAAGATCTTTGAAAACGCAATCCGCTACGCGCGGACATAG
- a CDS encoding AIR synthase-related protein, with translation MSKSNIHKFLIQDERNQKGKDLLREIKATLGIGSITSVNTRQIYRLEGLTQEQAYDFAMRILCEPLIQTCSTTLPETEDDAPLLWYEVAYKRGVMNPAAASIVKTAHDDGLANLIAADTSWTYCFHGNPTQEELERIFSRLLVNATVEQLVTEEPLSLLTAVIPGPIELVAIREMTDEELTTLSSNRSLFLNLEEMRVIRQYFIELGRDPTDGEIEMLAQTWSEHCCHKIARAKLKDAETGAMKEPLLRRLREESAKYPDNVLSSFVDNSGVILFYDGWAICAKIETHNAPSALEPYGGANTGTGGVIRDPMGTGQGAKTILSVDVFCVAPPDLPSSELPEGCLPPRYLFQRVVAGVRDYGNRMGIPTSNGSVHFHPDFRAKPSVIVGAVGILPEDKCQKGEPEPGDLILVLGGRTGRDGIHGATFSSGMMTDSTTRINGSAVQIGNAIEEERLEDAILDCRDANLTRALTDCGAGGLSSAIGEMGATVGAEVWLEKAPLKYSGLAPWEIWISESQERMVVCCKEADAPTILQFCKARNVEATVVGKFTGNSRILVTHNDNSLCDLSMDFLHNGLPQRVMTMRRRAKQEIERLEVDEPGSSTEWEKLYARVMAHGNVCSKEPIVRMYDHRVQGSSALMPFSGPSQAGPNDATVLCPILGKPYGVVFSHGLNPVLNRIDPYHGGLWAAVEALSNYVAVGGDYHEAALIDNFIWPYPDEEYLWDLDQSFEACITAMRLFGIPFVSGKDSLSSTYKKRGLVIHVPPVLCVSVFGKIPDVSKTVTADLKRNDSLLFLAGELDTQNLGGSAYYDVLGVAGGGVPLADYLKLPTLFDWLHRHIVTDDILSCHDISEGGLGAAIAEMCIGGEVEAEICVPENFNGRPDHWFFSETSGCFVLEVSREKAGQLIEDAARLTIPLALIGRVSSDQDIWLKHSDGQLLFVSSLRELKQSWQQPMKEVFGE, from the coding sequence GTGTCAAAAAGCAACATCCACAAGTTTCTAATTCAGGACGAAAGAAACCAGAAAGGAAAGGATCTACTGCGAGAGATCAAAGCAACGCTGGGAATCGGGAGTATCACATCAGTCAACACTCGACAGATATACCGTCTGGAAGGTTTGACTCAAGAACAAGCATATGATTTTGCGATGAGAATTCTTTGTGAACCACTCATCCAAACATGTTCGACGACACTTCCAGAAACAGAAGATGATGCCCCCTTGTTGTGGTATGAAGTCGCTTACAAGCGCGGTGTCATGAACCCGGCGGCGGCATCGATTGTTAAAACAGCGCATGATGACGGCTTAGCGAACCTGATTGCGGCCGACACCAGTTGGACGTACTGCTTTCACGGCAACCCGACCCAAGAAGAACTTGAGCGCATTTTTTCACGCCTCCTGGTGAACGCGACTGTTGAACAGTTAGTCACCGAGGAGCCACTGTCTCTTTTGACCGCAGTTATCCCGGGACCAATTGAACTAGTCGCAATCAGGGAAATGACGGATGAGGAACTGACAACGCTTTCTTCGAACCGCAGTCTTTTTCTCAACCTTGAAGAAATGCGCGTCATCAGACAGTATTTCATCGAATTGGGACGCGATCCCACTGACGGCGAAATCGAGATGCTTGCCCAAACCTGGAGCGAGCACTGCTGTCACAAGATTGCTCGAGCCAAACTTAAGGATGCGGAAACAGGCGCGATGAAAGAACCGCTTCTGAGGCGCCTAAGAGAGGAATCTGCAAAGTATCCGGATAATGTTTTGTCGTCTTTTGTGGACAACTCCGGCGTCATCCTTTTCTACGATGGCTGGGCTATTTGCGCCAAAATCGAAACCCACAACGCACCCAGCGCTTTGGAACCGTATGGTGGTGCAAACACCGGAACCGGTGGCGTCATTCGCGACCCGATGGGCACCGGCCAGGGAGCCAAGACGATTTTGTCTGTCGACGTTTTTTGTGTGGCCCCACCTGATTTACCGTCTTCCGAACTGCCCGAAGGATGCTTGCCTCCCCGTTATCTTTTCCAACGCGTTGTTGCCGGCGTTCGCGACTATGGCAATCGCATGGGAATTCCGACCAGCAATGGCTCGGTTCATTTCCATCCCGATTTTCGTGCTAAACCGTCGGTCATTGTTGGCGCTGTTGGGATCCTACCCGAAGATAAGTGCCAAAAAGGGGAACCTGAACCAGGTGACCTTATTTTGGTTCTGGGTGGCAGAACCGGACGCGACGGCATTCACGGCGCTACTTTTTCCAGCGGAATGATGACAGATAGCACGACGAGAATTAACGGCAGTGCCGTCCAAATCGGCAACGCGATCGAAGAAGAACGGCTTGAAGACGCGATTCTGGATTGCCGAGACGCAAATTTGACGCGCGCACTTACGGATTGTGGCGCGGGAGGTCTTTCTTCGGCAATCGGCGAAATGGGAGCGACAGTAGGAGCGGAGGTGTGGTTGGAAAAAGCCCCACTCAAATACTCCGGCCTTGCTCCCTGGGAGATTTGGATTTCGGAATCACAAGAACGCATGGTCGTTTGTTGCAAAGAAGCCGACGCTCCGACTATCCTTCAGTTTTGCAAGGCACGCAATGTCGAAGCAACCGTAGTCGGCAAATTCACCGGCAACAGCAGGATCCTGGTTACGCACAACGACAACAGTCTTTGCGACCTTTCGATGGACTTTCTACACAACGGCCTTCCCCAGCGCGTCATGACAATGCGACGACGTGCCAAGCAGGAGATAGAGCGGCTAGAAGTTGATGAGCCCGGATCTTCTACAGAGTGGGAAAAGTTGTACGCGAGGGTCATGGCACATGGCAACGTCTGTTCGAAAGAACCGATTGTGCGCATGTACGACCACCGCGTCCAAGGTTCGAGTGCACTAATGCCTTTTTCGGGTCCGTCACAAGCGGGTCCGAACGATGCAACAGTACTCTGCCCAATTCTCGGGAAACCGTACGGTGTCGTTTTTTCACATGGTCTCAACCCCGTTCTCAACCGTATTGATCCCTACCATGGCGGTCTTTGGGCGGCGGTAGAAGCTCTGTCGAATTATGTTGCGGTAGGTGGTGATTACCACGAGGCCGCACTGATCGACAACTTCATCTGGCCGTATCCGGACGAAGAGTACCTTTGGGATTTGGATCAGTCTTTTGAAGCATGTATCACGGCGATGCGGTTGTTCGGGATTCCTTTCGTTTCCGGCAAGGATAGCCTCTCTAGCACCTACAAGAAACGAGGTCTAGTGATTCACGTTCCGCCCGTTCTGTGCGTATCCGTGTTTGGCAAAATTCCTGACGTTTCCAAAACGGTCACTGCTGACCTTAAGCGAAACGACTCTCTCCTCTTTCTTGCGGGAGAGCTCGACACGCAAAACCTCGGTGGCTCCGCATATTACGATGTGCTTGGTGTCGCTGGCGGAGGAGTACCTTTGGCAGACTATCTCAAACTGCCAACCCTCTTCGACTGGCTCCACCGGCATATTGTGACTGATGACATTCTCTCTTGCCATGACATTAGCGAGGGCGGACTTGGTGCCGCGATCGCCGAAATGTGCATTGGCGGAGAAGTGGAAGCCGAAATATGTGTCCCCGAGAATTTCAACGGTCGACCCGACCATTGGTTCTTCAGTGAGACTTCGGGATGTTTTGTCCTAGAAGTATCGCGCGAAAAAGCTGGGCAGCTAATCGAGGACGCGGCCCGGCTGACAATTCCTTTAGCACTGATCGGCCGAGTCAGCTCCGACCAGGACATCTGGCTCAAACACAGTGACGGTCAGCTGCTTTTTGTCTCTTCTCTTCGAGAACTCAAACAAAGTTGGCAGCAGCCAATGAAGGAGGTGTTCGGTGAATAG